In the genome of Sardina pilchardus chromosome 14, fSarPil1.1, whole genome shotgun sequence, the window GGAATCCGGCTGTGGAGACAGATTCCGCTGCTCCTCAGGTACTCAACTCACCTCACTTAACAGAGGGCTCAAATATGTCTGTTTAGGTGCATTTAGTTATAACATGCCTCCCCccgacctctctctctctctctctctctctctctctctctctctctctctctctctctctctctctctctcactctctcattgtgtgtatccatgtgtaaTTTTAGGCAAGTGTGTAAGTGCTTCTCTGGTATGTAATGGTGACCATGACTGTGAGGAGGACAGCCTAGATGAACAGCGCTGTGATGAAGCCACCAGTAACACTGTATGTGATGAGCAGAAGACCCCTCCGCATTCTGAACATAGTGGGCTAGGGTGAgtttacacacaggcacacaggcacacacacacacacacacacacacacacacacacacatgcacacattcaaacacacacctatttGTTTTTATCCTGCAGGTATGACACATTAACGGAGAAGCTGAGGGCCCCAGTCATTAATACCAAGAGTTTTGGTGGTCAGTGCCGGAAGGTGTTCAGTGGCGACCACAGGTCTTATTACAGACTCCCTCAAAGTATCCTCAGGTACACCTTTCAGGTAAACATGGCCCCACAGTGTTTGGTGCTGCTACAGAAATTCAGTTGTCCTATAGATGGCAGACCGATAGTAAATAGCACTGTTTTGAAGTATGAAAAAAAGTTTCTCAAATCTCCATATAGGTGGGGGCTGAGAGTGACTTCAGCGAGGAGCTCTACGACAGCTCCTGGTCTTACATGAAGCACTTTGAGAAAAGGCACAAGATTAATGGTGGTCATGATCATTACACGTCTCACTACGAGTTAAAGAAAGACAAGGTAATGTATTGAAAGTGGTTAAGAAAAGATAGAATATAAAGAAACATTTGTTCTCTTTGATTTAGATTCTGCTCTAAATaattcactttggacaaaagcgtctgccaaataactataaccataaccataaccataaccataatgtaTGGACTTCACATGTCATTCGGAGTTTCAAGGGGCATAGCTGTAAGAGCCAATTTGAGTTTAATGTATGttacaaattattattatttgttttttggtTTGCTATGCGTTGATCTGTATGGGGGAGGAGCACTGGGATCTGCCGTGTGGGTCATGTGACGCATGCAAATGTGCGCTTAGTTTACTGTAATGCGGTCAGGCCAAGAGGCAATACAGTTTTCTGACCGACGTCGACGTCGACATAAACATAAAGAAGATAACATATTAAGTTGATTAGTTTATTGCAGCAAGatttcattttgtattttgacacattattttattattaaacaGTGAAAATGATTTTTGAGTTTTGGAAAAAAATTTGGAACTGTCGTGTCAAATTGTTTGCTAGTCGCCTGAACCACGTTACAGTGGCCACGGAAGACAAGAGTGCCACTTACAATAGTAAAGGGATAGAAATGAGGAATAAGGGAAATGTTCCACTCTTACTCATTTCTCTTGGCCCACCCCACAGTCTTACAAACTGCTGATCATTAAGAGCGAGGTGGAGGTTGCCCAGTTTCAGAACAACGCTCCCCGATACCTCCCTCTGTCTGAGGAGTTCTGGAAAGCTCTGTCGGGTCTGCCCGTCTCGTACGAAGCCTCGGCCTACCGCAGCGTGCTCCAGAGGTTTGGGACCCACTACATGTCCGAGGGGTCGCTGGGGGGCCGCTTTGAGTTCCTGCTGGAGTTGGACTCAAGCTCGTACTATGAGCAGAGTAAGTGACCTTAGGGGTCAGCAGCCTGAATGCTCTCTGGTACTTGGGCTCTGCGCTTGTAGCTCTGTGGGCAAAGCAAAGGTGCTCATAAGTCGTAACTCAAGGTCATTGGATTAACATGGATTACACTTTGAGACACTGTGTGGATGGGTTATACACTGAGACAAAcagtgtgtggatggatggctGCACTAAAAATGAATGGTTATCAAGAAAGAATTGTCACTGGTGGTGTGTCATCACCTGCTGTCATGTCATTCTGACAATAAACTTTTGCTTTTCCCTGACAGGCCAGACTGTGGAAGACTTCCACAGATGCATAACACGAGTAAAGAGGATCttattttggaaaaaaaagacaacgaaatgcgaCAAAGTATATAATACTCTGATCAAAAAAAAAGGTCAGTCCTCAAAGAATGCGCATGTGTGTTAAAATGAAAGAGTAGAGTAGTTAGTAAAAAGAAGTCAAAACGTtctcctgtctctctatcaAGTTCTTTTTGAACTAACTGGCACTGGTATGTAGTTAttctcatatacagtattccTTTCCAGTTGATAATCCATCGAGGTTTTCAATCCATCCCAACATTGCTGGAGGGTATCCGGCATATGCAGAAGGTCTGAAACATCTGAATCTCAATGACCCTGAGGCCAACCACAACATGTACACTAAATGGGCTGGAACAGTGAAGTCCTTTCCTGTGGTCATCAAGGAAAAGGTCCGCACTCAAGGTTATCAACATAAAACAAGGATGCATTATGGTATCACATAAACCAACCCATTTAATTACTGAGACAAATCTCTCATTGCAGCTGAGGCCTCTATACGAGCTTGTGAAAGAGGTGCCATGTGCAGGAGTGAAGAAGCTCCACCTCAAGAGGGCGCTAGAGGAGTATCTGGTGGAGCAGGACGCCTGTCACTGCAGGCCCTGCAACAACAACGGGCAGCCGAAGATCACAGGCTCCCAGTGCTCCTGTTTCTGCAAGCCGGGCACGCATGGCCTGGCCTGTCAGGGCGGCTCCGTCGTCGGAGGGCAGCCAGGTACCGTGGCACTTAAAGAATGACCTCTGGCTGCTAAGTGTTGAACAATGATAGTAATATCATTTCATAACACCACACTTTTACTCAGTACAACCAATCCCGGAGATTTCCAAGAGACTTACATATGTATTTCACGTCACTGAAttaaaagaggaagaagaaaaaaaagcaaatctGTTTACCTAAATTACCGCAAACATTTTTCAGTTCAGCTACAGAGCATCAGAGTTTCAGGATGTTGACTAACTGTCAGGTGTTTTCTCGCAGGTGTCATTGATGGAGGCTGGTCTTGCTGGTCTACCTGGACAGCTTGTTcagggggtcaaaggtcaaggagTCGTTTGTGCAATAATCCCTCGCCAAGGTCAGGAGGTATGCACTGCAGTGGAGAGGCTGTGGAGAAGCAACCCTGTGAAGACCCAGATATGGACTACCTTCGGTGAGACTGATGCATATGAGCATCTACAGTAGGCTCCCTATATGTGTCTATGATCACATATGAAACTGTGTGCTATGCTCTATCATAGATATACAGCTCACACTAAAGCTGCCTACATAGTCTTTTCGCAGGACCATATCAAAAGTGAATTATTTACCACTAGGTATTAGGGTAACACTATTATTTGTGTTATTGTTATGAATTGCTCAAAATGTCAGTGCTGAGAGACTGCATATTTCAGACAGTTAGGCATGAATCTTTAAGCAACACAATGTTGAGCTTGAAACTCATTTTGGTGCTCaattaggggcagccgtggtgtactggttagcacatcgggcttgtaaccggagggttgccggttcgatccccgaccagtccaccacggctgaagtgcccttgagcaaggcacctaacccctcactgctccccgagcgccgctggttgggcaggcagctcactgctctgggttgtgtgattcacctcactgtgtgttcactgtgtgctgtgtgttcactaattcggtta includes:
- the c7b gene encoding complement component 7b isoform X1, with amino-acid sequence MSMVLSAQMYHSFLIFLVVILVNLFSDTHCVQQVACKWGPYGDWSECDGCTKTQGRTRSVQTFAQFGGAPCTGQATQTQECVPAKKCPLESGCGDRFRCSSGKCVSASLVCNGDHDCEEDSLDEQRCDEATSNTVCDEQKTPPHSEHSGLGYDTLTEKLRAPVINTKSFGGQCRKVFSGDHRSYYRLPQSILRYTFQVGAESDFSEELYDSSWSYMKHFEKRHKINGGHDHYTSHYELKKDKSYKLLIIKSEVEVAQFQNNAPRYLPLSEEFWKALSGLPVSYEASAYRSVLQRFGTHYMSEGSLGGRFEFLLELDSSSYYEQSQTVEDFHRCITRVKRILFWKKKTTKCDKVYNTLIKKKVDNPSRFSIHPNIAGGYPAYAEGLKHLNLNDPEANHNMYTKWAGTVKSFPVVIKEKLRPLYELVKEVPCAGVKKLHLKRALEEYLVEQDACHCRPCNNNGQPKITGSQCSCFCKPGTHGLACQGGSVVGGQPGVIDGGWSCWSTWTACSGGQRSRSRLCNNPSPRSGGMHCSGEAVEKQPCEDPDMDYLRMMEPHCFDPSVVPVRSCKAPPALINGFVLTPKDLYAVGSKVEYSCVDGHYLQGQKIVECTDDLTWRKGQMECKKTACDAPPLQQAVIGSPVKPTYQIGDRVSLSCPDGMQRVGESEVACSSSLMWSPPADSVECRLVPKTTVPPALRCKPWEKPGKEQCVCKAPNECEHSFPVCVSLRADRMSPVGVCKLGALQCLGRSYTLVNDSSCDWPKQDFTSCEDCRPWEKCTGQACVCKEPEECPEADSLLCVALGDGSAPTTMSECEVGMLRCHSEPFVVSSIGACSS
- the c7b gene encoding complement component 7b isoform X2, with the translated sequence MEMYHSFLIFLVVILVNLFSDTHCVQQVACKWGPYGDWSECDGCTKTQGRTRSVQTFAQFGGAPCTGQATQTQECVPAKKCPLESGCGDRFRCSSGKCVSASLVCNGDHDCEEDSLDEQRCDEATSNTVCDEQKTPPHSEHSGLGYDTLTEKLRAPVINTKSFGGQCRKVFSGDHRSYYRLPQSILRYTFQVGAESDFSEELYDSSWSYMKHFEKRHKINGGHDHYTSHYELKKDKSYKLLIIKSEVEVAQFQNNAPRYLPLSEEFWKALSGLPVSYEASAYRSVLQRFGTHYMSEGSLGGRFEFLLELDSSSYYEQSQTVEDFHRCITRVKRILFWKKKTTKCDKVYNTLIKKKVDNPSRFSIHPNIAGGYPAYAEGLKHLNLNDPEANHNMYTKWAGTVKSFPVVIKEKLRPLYELVKEVPCAGVKKLHLKRALEEYLVEQDACHCRPCNNNGQPKITGSQCSCFCKPGTHGLACQGGSVVGGQPGVIDGGWSCWSTWTACSGGQRSRSRLCNNPSPRSGGMHCSGEAVEKQPCEDPDMDYLRMMEPHCFDPSVVPVRSCKAPPALINGFVLTPKDLYAVGSKVEYSCVDGHYLQGQKIVECTDDLTWRKGQMECKKTACDAPPLQQAVIGSPVKPTYQIGDRVSLSCPDGMQRVGESEVACSSSLMWSPPADSVECRLVPKTTVPPALRCKPWEKPGKEQCVCKAPNECEHSFPVCVSLRADRMSPVGVCKLGALQCLGRSYTLVNDSSCDWPKQDFTSCEDCRPWEKCTGQACVCKEPEECPEADSLLCVALGDGSAPTTMSECEVGMLRCHSEPFVVSSIGACSS